CCAGGACCCGGAGCGGGGCACCCGGCGAGATGTCACGGAGCGCGGGCGGGACATGGGCCGCACGCGAGAGGCCCGCGACGAGGATCGGGGCCCGGGCCGCGGCTACCGCGAGGAGGACCGGGACCGGGGCCGCTTCGGGGGTGGCGGAGGCATGAGGGGCAGCGGCTACGGCGATCGCGACGTGGGCCGCTACGGCCGGGGCTACGAGTACGGTGGTGACGAGGACCGGGGACGTTTCGACCAGGACAGCCGTGAGGAGTACCAGCGTGGCGGGCTGATGCGGGGCGCGCCGGGCGTACGCGCCGCTGGCGGCCCCGGCGAGGAGTTCGGCGAGGGCTTCTGGAGCGAGGTGACGCGCGAGCGCACCCGGGGCGACTTCAACCGCTACGGGGACCGCGGCGCCGTGCGCACGCAGCCGTACGACACCGACCGCTGGGACCGGGGCACCTACGCCCTGGGCGCCGCGAGGGACCCCGAGGACATGCGGCGCTACGGCTGGGGCGAGGGCTGGAGCCAGGACCAGGGGAACGATCGCGGCTACGAGCCCCCGCGCGTGCAGTCCTCGTACATCGAGCAGCGCCCGCGCACCGGCTACGCCACCAGCCCCACGCGGGACATGGACCGCGAGATGGGCCACGGCGCCGGCCGTGGCGGCATGCAGGGCGCCTATCCCTACTACGAGCAGTCCCCCGAGCTGCCCCGGCGCCAGGGCCGGGGGCCGCGCAACTACCAGCGCTCGGATGAGCGCATCCGCGAAGATCTCTGCGAGCGGTTGATGCGGGGCTGGATGGATGCCGATGACGTGGACGTCCGGGTGGAGAAGGGCGAGGTCACCCTCACCGGCACGGTGAAGAGCCGCGACGAGAAGCGCGCCATCGAGGACGTGGCCGAGGACATCCTCGGCGTGAAGGAGGTCCACAACGAGATCCGGGTCGCCCGCGAACAGCAACGCGACCAGGGACAGGAGCGCCGGGTCGAGGATCGGGGCTCGAAGCAGGAAGGCCGGACGCTGCAGTGAGGCGGCGCCCCACGCAACCCGCAAGAGAGGAGTCCACGAATGGCACGGCGTGACAATGACGGTTACGGCGACAGCTACGGCCAGGAGCAACGCTTCCCGGTGCGCGCGCGGCGCATGGAGCGTCCGGTACAGGACCCAGGTCCCCGGCGCGGCGAGCCGGGCCGCCCGGGGTACGGCTCGTTCGGTGCCGAGCGGGGCTACAACCAGGGTGGCTACGGGGGGATGGGCGCCTACGAGCGCGGCTACCAGCCTCGAAGCTACGACGCGATGCTGGAGCGGACGGAGGCACGGCGGGGTCCGGTGCGCCCGCCGCGCGGCTACCAGCGCGCGGATGACCGCATCCGCGAGGACGTCTGCGAGCGGCTCATGGAGGGGCCCGTCGACGTGGGGGACGTGGAGGTCACCGTCAAGGACGGCGAGGTGACGCTGAT
This is a stretch of genomic DNA from Archangium violaceum. It encodes these proteins:
- a CDS encoding BON domain-containing protein; protein product: MADRRRHGMERQGLGQDPERGTRRDVTERGRDMGRTREARDEDRGPGRGYREEDRDRGRFGGGGGMRGSGYGDRDVGRYGRGYEYGGDEDRGRFDQDSREEYQRGGLMRGAPGVRAAGGPGEEFGEGFWSEVTRERTRGDFNRYGDRGAVRTQPYDTDRWDRGTYALGAARDPEDMRRYGWGEGWSQDQGNDRGYEPPRVQSSYIEQRPRTGYATSPTRDMDREMGHGAGRGGMQGAYPYYEQSPELPRRQGRGPRNYQRSDERIREDLCERLMRGWMDADDVDVRVEKGEVTLTGTVKSRDEKRAIEDVAEDILGVKEVHNEIRVAREQQRDQGQERRVEDRGSKQEGRTLQ
- a CDS encoding BON domain-containing protein, with amino-acid sequence MARRDNDGYGDSYGQEQRFPVRARRMERPVQDPGPRRGEPGRPGYGSFGAERGYNQGGYGGMGAYERGYQPRSYDAMLERTEARRGPVRPPRGYQRADDRIREDVCERLMEGPVDVGDVEVTVKDGEVTLMGTVEERWEKRAIEDMAAHVRGVHDVHNRIRVKPREDRPVAQEAKRLREERPQEPRGDQPHMGS